GGTCACCCAATATGGCCAAATGACCGCCGGATCTTTTATGTATATTGGGCCGCAAGGTATTGTACACGGAACAACCATTACGGTACTAAATGCCGGACGCAGGCTTGGTATTGCCGGGCCTGATGGGTTGCAGGGCGTAGTTTTTGCAACTTCGGGTTTAGGGGGCATGTCAGGAGCGCAAGCAAAAGCAGCCGTAATTGCCGGAGCGGTAGGCGTGGTGGCCGAAATTAACCCCAAAGTGGTAGCACTTCGCCACCGGCAAGGGTGGGTTGACGAAGTTTATACCGATTTAGCACAGCTATCAGCAAGAATAATGCAGGCGAAAGGAAACGGCCAAGCCGTATCGTTGGCTTATGAGGGCAATGTAGTAGATATGTGGGAGTATTTTGCCCAACATAATATCCGGATTGAATTGGGTTCAGACCAAACCTCGTTGCATAACCCTTGGGCCGGAGGGTATTATCCCGCCGGATATACGCTTGAGGAATCTCAAGATTTAATGGCGCAAAATCCCGATGCGTTTCGTACTGCGGTACAGCAAAGTTTAATTCGGCAGGTAAATGCTGTCAATAAATTAGGTACTAACTTAGGTATGTATTTTTGGGATTATGGCAATGCTTTTTTACTCGAAGCCAGTCGTGCCGGTGCCGATGTGATGGCTGCCAACGGCATCGACTTTAAATACCCAAGCTATGTGCAAGACATATTAGGCCCGCTTTGTTTTGATTACGGGTTTGGCCCGTTTAGATGGGTTTGCACAAGTAACACTAACGAAGACTTGGCTACAACAGATGCTTTAGCCGCCCAAGTGCTGCGACAAATGCTCGAAACTGCCCCGCCCGAAATTACACCTCAGCTACACGACAATTTGCGCTGGATAGAAGCAGCAAAAGCTAATCAATTAGTTGTTGGCTCGAAAGCTCGTATTTTATATGCCGATGCCGAAGGCCGCATCCGGATAGCTAAAGCCTTTAATGAAGCCATTGCTAAGGGCACAATTACCGCGCCCGTTGTGCTTGGCCGCGACCACCACGACGTATCGGGCACCGACTCGCCGTACCGCGAAACAAGTAATATTTACGATGGCTCGCGTTTTACCGCCGATATGGCCGTTCATAACGTTATAGGCGACTCGTTTAGGGGTGCTACCTGGGTTAGCCTGCACAACGGCGGTGGGGTAGGATGGGGCGAGGTTATAAATGGCGGCTTTGGATTGGTGCTTGACGGAACCCCCGAAGCTACCCAACGACTACAAGCTATGCTGCACTGGGATGTTAATAATGGTATTGCCCGCCGTAGCTGGGCTCGCAACCCCGAAGCCATTTTTGCCATAAAACGCGCCATGGAAACCGAGCCATTATTAAAGGTTACTTTACCAAATATAGTAAGCGACAACTTGCTTGAACAGCTATTTACTTAAAAAAAATATACAGGCAAGCAAAAATAATAAAAATATACGTTGTGAACTTATTAAACGTAACTACGTGTAACTAATTTAATGGTTTCGTAAACAAGTGGTTCTTTATGTAGAATGGGTTTAGCTGCATCGCCGCTATATTGCCAGGCGGCCACATATAAAAATTGGTCGTCGTTGCGTTTGGCTTCGCCGTTATCTTGATACTCTTCGCGGAAATGGCCTCCACAGCTTTCATTTCTGAGTAGGGCATCGTCAACCATTAACTCGCTAAGTTCTAAGAAGTCGGCAACTCTGTTGGCTTTGTCTAATTCCGGATTAAAAGAAGCGTCATCGCCCGGAATAAATACATCGCGCCAAAACTCTTCGCGCAATGCTTGTATCATTTTTTTTGCTTTGGCCAACCCTTCGGCGTTGCGCGCCATACCGCAATAATCCCACATTATTTTGCCCAATTTCATGTGTATATCGTCAACCGACTGGTTGCCCTTAACCTGCAATAAGTGTTGAATTTGGTTTTTAACTGTATTTTCAGCCTCGTCAAAAGCGGGGTGATTGGTAGAGATTTTTCCGGTCCTAATTTCGTTGGCCAGGTAGTTTCCAATAGTTATGGGCAATATAAAATAGCCATCGGCTAAACCTTGCATTAATGCCGAGGCACCAAGGCGGTTTGCACCGTGGTCGCTAAAATTGGCTTCGCCGGTAACGTATAATCCGGGTATATTAGAGGATAGTTCGTAATCAACCCAAAGGCCCCCCATAGTATAGTGTACTGCCGGATAAATGCGCATTGGTGTTTTGTAGGGGCTTTCTCCGGTAATTCGCTCGTACATTTCAAATAGGTTGCCATAGCGTTCGCGCACTATGTCTTCGCCTAAACGTTTAATAGCCGCCGAAAAATCTAAATAAACAGCTTCGCCATTTTCAATTACACTGCGGCCTTCGTCGCATACCCTTTTAGCGGCTCTTGAGGCTACATCTCGGGGTACTAAGTTTCCAAAGGCGGGGTACATACGCTCTAAGTAATAGTCGCGGTCTTCTTCGGGTATGGTATTGGGTTTTTTAAGACGGTCTTCAATTTTTTTAGGCACCCATACCTGGCCGTCGTTGCGCAAGCTTTCGCTCATTAGGGTTAGTTTTGACTGGTATTGGCCGGTTACAGGTATGCAGGTTGGGTGAATTTGGGTAAAACAGGGATTGCCAAACAATGCGCCGCGTTTATGAGCTTTCCAAATTGCGGTTACGTTGCTACCCATTGCATTTGTTGATAAAAAGAACACATTGCCGTAACCTCCGGTTGCCAAAACAACGGCATGGGCGGCATGGCGTTCAATGGCACCGGTTTCTAAATTCCGGACAATAATTCCGCGTGCTTTGCCGTCAATTAATACCACATCTAACATTTCGTGGCGGTTATACATGGTAACTGTTTTGGCGGCAATTTGTCTGCTAAGTGCGCTGTATGCACCTATCAGTAATTGCTGTCCGGTTTGGCCGGCAGCATAAAAGGTTCGGCTTACTTGTACCCCTCCAAACGAACGGTTTGATAATAAGCCGCCATATTCGCGGGCAAAGGGTACGCCCTGCGCTACACATTGGTCAATAATTTGTACACTGGTTTCGGCAAGGCGGTGAACGTTGGCTTCGCGCGAGCGGTAGTCGCCACCTTTAATTGTATCATAAAAAAGCCGATATACGCTATCGCCATCATTTTGATAGTTTTTAGCTGCATTAATACCACCTTGTGCGGCTATACTGTGCGCTCTGCGAGGCGAGTCTTGAAAACAAAAACATTTTACATTATAGCCTAATTCGCCCAACGAGGCGGCGGCGGCCCCTCCGGCTAAGCCACTACCTACTACAATAATATCGAGCTTGCGTTTATTGTTTGGCGCAACTAATTTAACGGTTGACTTATAATGTGTCCACTTATTTTCTAATGGACCGTTAGGGATATTGGCATTAAGTTGCATAACTAAAAATTCAAACAAACAAAAATGAAAATGAATATGCGGCGTGATAAATTAAAGGCGAAGTATTTTCGTTAAATTATTGCCCTAAGCAATTTTGGGTAATACTAGCATGGTTTAAAAAAATATAAAGTGGTTGCAAGGCAAAGCCTATGGAAATGATAAGCGTAAACGCTACCCCAATTGCTTTGATAAGTGGCGTATATTTTTTATGGTTAAGTCCTAAAGATTGAAACGCGCTTTGAAAACCATGCCATAGATGAAGCCCTACTACAACAACCGAAAAAAGGTAAAAAGCTATATACCACCATTGGCCAAAAGCAACGACAACAATTTTATATAGATCTTTGTACTCGTGTCCATCATACGATACAGTTGCTACTGTGCCAAATTTTAACTCGAACCAAAAACTTTTCATGTGTATGACAATAAAAAGCAGCATAACCGTGCCAAGTAAAGCCATACTGCGCGATGCCCAAGTTGTTTGGTTGGCCTTAGTTTGCGCGTAGTTTATGGGGCGTGCTTTTTTATTTAGGTATGCCAAGTAAATGCCTTGGAAACTGTGGAGCAGAATAAAAAAGTAGGTTACATACGATATTATTTTTATTGGCCCAAAGTTGGTCATAAATTTGGTGTATATATTAAAAGACTGGCCACAATCGTTTTTAAATAGCTGCAAATTACCCGACATGTGTACGGCTAAAAACAAGCATAAGAACAATCCAGTCAAACTCATAATGGTTTTCCGACCAATTGATGAGGATAAAAAACTTCCAAACCAAGACATAACGAATTTAGTTAATTTTTAATTTAAATCTCATTATATTGCTAATAAAAACAATATAATTTTGAGTTTCGTTTAAATTTGCGTGCAAAATTACAAAAAGGATATGGCATACGGCTAAAAATAATCAACTTATTTTTTTGACCCCTAAATTTAATCTTTTATAGTGCGAAAATTAAAAACGGGCAGTGTCAATACTTTAAACACTGCCCGTTTGCTAATGGCTACTTAACAACACGTAATTGCCATTTCTTAGCTAATTATCAACTTTTTTATATTTTTACTATTTTTTGCGGGTTAGCTACAAGCACTCCTTGTTGGTTATAGAAGTACAATACATATAAACCTTGTGGCAATGCACCTAAATCGAGGCTTTGTGTTAACATGCCGTTCATAATGGTTTTGGTGGTTACAATTTTACCATCGGGCGTAGTTAGGTTTACGGTGTGTACGGCAGGGGCTATATCGCTAAAAGTAATAGTAATATAATTTTCGGTGGGGTTAGGTGCTACTTGTGGTTGCACATTGGTAGGCAATTGGTTAGGAGGGGAGGCAAAACCACTAATTAGGTCGCATTTCTCAGCGTAGCAAACCAACCCTTGGTCATCGGTGCGTTGTACCATCATACAAACGTAATAGCTGCCGGATGTACTGTAGGTATGGTAAACTGTATTATTGCCTATAGAGGTAGTATTTGGGCTGTTGTCGCCCCAAGTCCAGGTAACTACATCGCAAGGCAGTAGGGCTACAGGGGTAAACGAGTCTAAAGTAGTATTGTAGATAAACCCAGAGCTAACATTAGTTTGTAATTTATCGCATAAGCAGGGTTCGGGTGTATCAACCACATCAAAACAGGTGTTAAGTTTTATTTTGCAAACGGTACCATCGCTGTTGGGGCGTATAACTTCGGCGCAAGCGGTGTAATTTCCGGGGGTTGCAAAGGTAAAGGTAAAGCAATTGCCTGCTTGGCTATTAGGTGTATCGGGTGTTGAGTCGCAGTTAATATCCCAGTTTACAATGTCTCCGGTTGTTAAACTGCCCGATACACAAAATTGGTAATTTATGCCGCCTAAATGGGTAACTACTATACCATAGTTGTTAAAATCGGTCATAAAGTCGGCGCAGCAAGGTTTGTCGCAAGGAATAACGATCTGTTTTTCGAGTTTTACTTCGCAATCGACATCTAAAATTTCGCCATTGAGACCGGTTTGGTAAACAAAAGTCCGGATGATTCTGACACAAATAGTTTGCGGGCCGCAGGGCAATCCGGATGCTACAAAGGGTGTGCTGCCATTTCCGGTAAATTCCGGAACTCCATCACAATTAGTATCCCATATTACCACATCACTTGTTAATAAGCCAAAAGGAGGATAAAAGGTTACAGTTGGCAATAAGCTCATATCTACCGGCAGTGGTGCGTTTTGCATTTGTGTTGTAAACTCATTGCAGGTTAGTGGTATAGTTACTTTTTTGGTGAGGGTAACCTCGCAGGTGTCGCTGCCGCTTACTCGTTTAACGGTTAGGCACACTACATAAGTGCCCGATGCCGCAAAGGTATGTGTATAGCTTGGATTTAGCGTGCTTTCAATGCTGTTGTCGCAATTAATATCCCATTCAACAAGGTCGGTGGGTAATACGCCGGCAGGTACGGTAAAGGTGGCGTTAAGTGTGCCCGGACTTATTGCGTAGCCAAAAGTTTGTGCCGATAGGTTTGCTACAAAATTGCTTTCCGAGCAGCTTGGCCCACACACTTCAATATCGTCAATAGCAAAATCGTAGCCCATATAAATTTCATCATCGGCAATAAGGGCAAAGGTCATAGGCAGGCCGGTGCCGGTAATGGTGGTACTAATTTGCTGCCATTGTTGCGGTACACAATTAGGGTCGGTTGCAAAATTGTGGGTTAAATAGGTGGTGCCGTTTACTTCAAGGCTTATTTTTCCGGCTGTTTGGCAAGCGGGTGGCCAAACCCAGGCACTAAAAGTATAAGTTCCGCTGGCAACGGTATTTATATTTTGTTGTAGGATTACCAAATCAACTCCGCCAGAAGTAGGGGGCATGCAGGTAAAATTACAATTATTTCGCACGTGGTCTTGCCAAAAAAAGTGGCCACTAATGGTTCCGGTAGTGTGGTCGGGTATTTGCGGATTAGGAAATAAAACAGGCCAAAAATTGGGCTGAATAGGCTCAAAATAAGATGGGGTGTATTGCGCTACGGGCATTCCGGAGGCTACGGCGTTAGCAGAGGTTTCAAAAGTACCATTAAACCATAAATTGTTATCGCATGGGCACCCGTCAACGGTAAGCATATAATCTAAGCCATATTTTTTGCACCCGCCGTAATTAATACCACTTGTTGGGTAGGTAAGTTGGATGCTGTAATTATATGTGCCGTTGCTGTTGTGTGCGGCTATATAAGTGGCACTTGTTGCGCCTGTAATTAAAGTATTATTCAAATACCATTGCCAGCCGAAACCCGGAGGCAAACAAATATTAGGCCCCTGAAGTACTGTTTGTTGGTTGCACAACGCTGTGTAAGCATAAGATAACGGCAATGGAAGCTCAACTAAATCAACCCTGTCAACACTTAAAATGCTTTGTGCACTGCCGCTGTTTTGGCGCGGGTAAATAGCTAATTCACTATAGCCTTGGCTGCCTGTTGTAAAACAAGTAAAAGCCGTTTGCATTGTGGTGTTAGTAGTAAGGTTTGTTTCGGTTAAAATATTTTGGTTAGGAGTGGACGTAGCGGGGTCGTAGGCAGTACCAACACAAGTGGCTACGCTGCTATGCAAACTTACAATGGCATTGTTTAAAGTGTTGCTTGCGGGGGTAGCGCGGTTGTAGGCAAATAAATACATGCTGTTTGGGTTTATCGTTACATTGGTTTTTAAACCCTCGCCGTGTGATGTGCCGCCGCCGGCATTAGCTAATGCCCACATGCTTACATAACCAGCATCAATACCGCCTGCATAAGGCCAGTTAGCAGCAACGCCATTTGGCGTGCCATGTGTGCCCGACCAACAATTTACCGGGCTTCCTGTGCAAATATTTAGATAGTTAGGTATATTGCTGCAAATTCCTGGGTTACAAATTAAATTAGGGTAGGTGCAAAAAGGTGTAAATGTTAAACATGGCAGGATAACAGGGTCAATACCTTTTTTGTAAATATAAATCACCCCAGTTAAATGTTCGCCTTTTATGCCGTTGGCGTTCGATATGGTATAGTTTATTTTGTCGTAACCATTATCGAAAAATTCGGAGTTTGGGTAATAAAAAATTAGGTCAACATCCCAAACTGCCTTTCCGAAGTCGGGCTGTCCTATTTCTGTAACGTACAAACCTTTTAGTAAATCTTTACAAACTACAGGGTCGTCGGTGATGCATAGATCGTTAGCCAAAATATCGGCTACATTAATCATTAAGGAACTTTGGCCATCTATCCACTCGTAGTAATCGGCGGCGGGTTGAATGGTGGCAGTGTCAATGGGTTCTTGGGCAAACGCAGTTAAACTTAAAAGCGCGCTAAGTAATAAAGTTAAAGCGCAGTTTTGGAAAGTCAAAAAATTAGTCATGGCGAAGTAAAATATTTTGTGTTAAAAAAATGATTAATTATTTTTGATGACACAAAATTACCGCCATGGACAAGGGGGTTGCAATTACAAAAATGATATAAAAAAAACAGGCTTTTTTATCCGGATATATTTTTTTACGGGATAGTTTTTTACCTATGGCAAAGTAGGTATAAATCGTAAAATGCTTACTACACAAGCATTACAGCAATATCGAACCTCACAACAAAGGCAATAAATAATAAAAAAACATCATTACACATTTTCGATAAAATTCCGGAACCATATTTTACCCTTTTTCTTAATTAGTATAAAAAAGAGATTATTTTTCTTAAATCAGATTTTAATTTTAAGAATTGATGCCTTATTTTTAAGACAAGGCGCTACTTTTGGGGCAATATTTCCGGATAAATTGCTATGGAGGAAGCAAAATTTAAGTTTCAAACAAATTTAGTTTGCACTATGCTACTATACATAGCTTATACATAATCTATGTTGCGCTAAAACATTGACTAACCAAAATAACTGCAAGCAAAGTTGTTTTCGTTGTCTAATTATCGCCATCCTCAAGCGGGTTGCTGGTTGCCTGCCATTGTGGGGCGGCATCGTCGCTGTTAGTCGGCTTAGGTATTACGGTGCCCGTAAGGGTAAGCAATTGTCTGGGTGTGTCGGTGGCATTTGTAAGTACCATCACGGTGTGTATAAAAGAGCCTGATCGGCCTTTTGTTTCAACGCGGGCACTGATAAACCCCACCTGGCCGGGCATTATGGCTGCATTTGTCCATCCGGGCGAGGTGCAACCACACGAGGTTTTTACATCGGCAATTAATAAAGGCTCGTTGCCAACATTTTTCACTGTAAAATCAACATGTGCGGGTTCGCCGGCTTCAATATTCCCTAAGTTATATTTTGTAGTTGAAAAATTGGCAATTGGGGTGTGCAGTTCAATTAAATTGCCTTCGTTGTTGTAGGTGTACATTTTGCCTGCTTGCATGGTTGTTTGTGCTTTGGCAGTTACAATAAATCCTAAAGGCATACCTAAAAATAAAAGGCAAATGAGGCTAAAGATTTCTTTTTTCATAATAAAGTAGTATAAAGGCAGCAAATGTTAAGTTGTACTTTTTGCTTAACTACTAATATTGGCAGTAAGTTGTTATGCTTAAGTTTAGACGATATTAATGAAAATAGTAACTTTATTAATTATTTTACTTTACTTTACTTTACTGTATAGTTGGGGGCTTCTTTTGTAATATCTACGTCGTGGGGGTGGCTTTCGCGGAGGCCGGCGCCGGTAATTACCATAAATTGTGCCGACTGATGCAGGCTGGGTATGTTTGGGGTGCCGCAGTAACCCATTCCGGCTTTAATACCACCTAACAGTTGGTAAACGGTATCGGCTAAGCGGCCCTTGTAGGCAACACGCCCTTCAATACCTTCGGGCACTAATTTGTTAGCTCCGTGCTGAAAATACCGGTCTTTGCTGCCGCGCCGCATAGCCGCCAGCGAACCCATACCCCGGTACACTTTAAACCCGGCGGCCTTGGTATAATTCGGTAGCGCCGGGGCTTTCTTTGCATCCGGCAAAAATGCTGCCCAGCATACAGGTACTGGCACCTGCAGCTATGGCTTTTACTATATCGCCACTGTATTTTACTCCACCATCGGCAATAACAGGTATATTGTAAGGCAGTGCTGCTTCGGCACAATCGGTTACGGCTGTAATTTGCGGTACGCCAACCCCTGCTACAACCCTTGTAGTACATATTGAGCCTGGGCCTATGCCTACTTTTATGGCATCGGCACCGGCGGCAATTAAGGCTTTGGTGGCGGCGGCTGTGGCTACGTTTCCGGCAATAATTTGTAAATTGGGGTAGGTATTTTTTAAGCGCTCTACAGCTTGTATTACGCCTAACGAGTGGCCGTGGGCGGTATCTAACACTACCACATCAATACCAGCTTGTATTAAAGCGGCGGTTCTTTGTAACAGGTCGGGGGTATTGCCCAAGGCAGCACCTACCAATAAACGGCCCTGTGCATCTAAGGCTGCATGGGGGTACTGTATTGATTTTTCAATATCTTTAATAGTAATTAATCCGGTTAAATGGCCTTCGGCATCAACCAAAGGCAGTTTTTCAATTTTATGAAACTGAAGTAGTTTTTTTGCCTCGTCTAAAGTAGTGTCCGAGGGTGCTGTAATTAAGTTTTTGCCCGTCATTACCTCAAATATATACTTGTTATGGTCGGTTTCAAACCTAATATCGCGGTTGGTTATAATACCTACCAAACGTTGCCCTTCGGTTACGGGCACCCCCGAAATTCGATATTTTGCCATTAAGGCATCGGCCTCGTGTACTTTGTGGTTGGGCGATAAATAAAACGGATTATTAATAACTACGTTCTGCGAGCGTTTTACTTTGTCCACCTCGTCGGCTTGGCGTTCTATGCTCATGTTTTTATGAATAATGCCAATACCACCTTCGCGTGCCATAGCAATAGCCATCCGGCTTTCGGTAACAGTGTCCATGCCAGCGCTTATTAGGGGCATGTTTAGCCTTATGGTTGGTGTAAGTTGTGTAGTTAAGTCAACTTGATGAGGCAAAACTTCTGAGTAGGCTGGTATTAACAGCACATCGTCAAAAGTTAGCCCTTTGCGGTAGTTGCTTTCCATAAATAAATAAATAAAGTAATTAATGCAATTTTTGCCTTGTGTATGATAGATGGATAAAATAAAACAAGTTGAATGGCTTGTATAATATTGCACCATGCTAACCAGAATGGCGAATACTGAGTTAGCAAATAAAAGCCCTTTCGTTAAAATTGCCTGCAAAATTAAACTTATTTTTCCGGATGACGCAGGCTTTTTTACCTTGAAAATCCGGAAATAAGTTTAAATGATGTTAATTCTTATAAAGTAAAAAGTGTAATTATTAATAATATCGGCTTTATTTTGTACCTTTGCGTTAATTATTTGTTATCGCATTTTGTTTAATATATTTTTTTAAAATAGTATGCAAATACCATTCACGCCGACCATACCTTTAGAAGATTTTTTTAAGATGCCCGAGAAAACAGGTTTTGCCATTTCGCCGAACGGGCAAAATATAGCTTGGTTGGCTCCTTATGCCAACCGGTTAAATGTCTATACCGCCCTTATTGAGCATCCGGAAGAAAAGCACCTTTTAACCAATAGCACCGACCGAAATATAGCAGGCTGCTTTTGGGGAAATGACGACTATATCCTTTATTTAAAAGATACAGACGGCGATGAAAACTTTCGTTTGTACAGCGTACATAAATCGGGCCTTGAAGATGCCGTTTTGTTAACACCTTTTGATGGTATTAAAGTTAATATTATTGATTTATTGCTCAACGGTCACCAAGATGAAATTTTAATTACCCATAATCACCGCGACAAACGCCATTTCGATGTTTATAAACTAAATATCCGCACTAGTCAAGCTGAGTTAGTGCTTGAAAACCCGGGGGGCTACCTAAGTTTTACTTGCGACCAAGAAGGCGCCGTCCGGATGGTTACGCTCGTAGAAGGGGCAACAACATACATTTGCCACCGGAAAACAGCGCAAGACAAGTTTGAAAAAATACTTTCGTTTAGTTTTAAAGATAGTTTTGAGGCAATAGCCTTTGATGCCAACAACGAACATATCTACGCTTTGTCGAACATAAACCGCGACAAAGCCGCTTTGGTTCGGTATGATATTGCCAATAATAAAGAGTTGGATTTGATTTTTGAACATCCGGAAGTTGATTGTACCGGATGCCGCATCTCGCGCCTCACATGGAAACCTCAAGCCGTAATTTACGAGGCGTGGAAACAGGAAATGCACTTTTTAGATGCCGATTTTGCCCAAAACTACCAACAACTTAAAAGTTTATTACCCAACAATCAATTGGAAATTGCCGTTATTAGCCGGAGTTTAGACGAAAAAATTTGGCTAGTTCGCACCTACAGCGACCGGCAATTAGGCAGTTTTTATGTTTATAACACCACTACCAATACTTTGCAATTTTTGGCCGATAACTCGCCTTGGATGGACAAGTATGAACTTGCCGAAATGCGCCCAATTAAATACACCACCCGAGACGGTTTAACAGTACACGGCTATTTAACTTTACCGGTTGGGGTCGAAGCCTCTAAACTACCCGTTGTAGTAAACCCACACGGCGGCCCGTGGGCACGCGACCATTGGGGCTTTAATCCCGAAGTGCAGTTTTTGGCCAACAGAGGCTATGCCGTTTTGCAAATGAACTTTAGAGGGTCGGTAGGTTTTGGCCGCAAATTTTGGGAGGCCTCTTTTAAACAATGGGGGCTTACAATGCAGAACGATATTACAGATGGCGTACAATGGCTAATTGAACAAGGAATTGCCGACCCGCAGCGTATTGCCATTTATGGTGCCAGTTATGGGGGCTATGCAACTTTGGCGGGCATTACTTTTACACCTAATTTATATGCCTGTGCCATAGACTATGTAGGCGTTTCGAACCTGTTTACCTTCATGAAATCAATACCGCCGTATTGGGAGGTTTTTTTAGACCAAATGTACCAAATGGTTGGCCACCCCGAACACGATAAAGACTATTTTACGGCAGCTTCGCCCGTTTTCCATGTTAATAATATTAAAGTGCCTCTGTTTATAGCACAAGGTGCCAAAGACCCACGTGTAAACATTAATGAAAGCGACCAGGTTGTAGAAGCCTTGCAAAAACGCGGTGTTACAATAAACTATATGGTTAAAGACAACGAAGGTCACGGATTTTTGAACCAAGAAAACAAGTTTGAATTTTACAAAGCCATGGAAGAGTTTTTGGCAACCCATTTATTAGTTGATGAAAAAGCTGCTTTTGCCGCCTAATTTTTTCCGGATTTATTGCTGTAGCATATCCTTAGACATAAGCGAAAAACAAACCCTTGATAACTGCGTAGTTATTAGCAGTTTGTTTGTTGTTTAACGTATAGCTTTGGCTATATCTAACATTAATTGTGGGTTTTGCTCAAAAGCAGTGCCAATTACCAACAAATCGGCACCAGCTTGGCATAAAGCAGCAGCTTGTTGTGGCGTTTTTATGCCGCCACCTACAATTAAAGGAATCTCAATTTGTTGTTTAACGGCTGCCACAGTTGCAATAGGTACACTATTTATGGCACCGCTGCCGGCATCTAAATAAATTAATTTTAAACCTAACAGTTCGCCAGCGAGGGCGGTACAGGCTGCAATATCGGGTTTATTGGCGGGTATGGGGCTACTGCCGCTCATGTACGATACCGTTGTAGCAGTGCCGCCGTCAATCAAAACATATCCGGTTGGTAGTGCTTCGAGGCGCATTGCCTGCACTAATGGGGCAGCTATAACATGTTGGCCAATAAGTAAATCGGGATTTCGGCCCGATATTAACGATAAAAATAAAACCGCATCGGCACTTGGGGTTAATTGTAGCGGGCTCCCCGGAAATAAAATAACGGGCAAGGAACTGTGCTGCTTTAAGGCTTGCGCCAGGTCGTCGGTTTGATGTTTGGTAACCAAACTGCCACCCAAAAACCAATAATTCACACCGGCTTGCAA
The sequence above is drawn from the Sphingobacteriales bacterium genome and encodes:
- a CDS encoding geranylgeranylglyceryl/heptaprenylglyceryl phosphate synthase; this translates as MQRPSIVYSQIIKTKLEGKKQLAVLVDPDKLQLTDVPSLSTLALQAGVNYWFLGGSLVTKHQTDDLAQALKQHSSLPVILFPGSPLQLTPSADAVLFLSLISGRNPDLLIGQHVIAAPLVQAMRLEALPTGYVLIDGGTATTVSYMSGSSPIPANKPDIAACTALAGELLGLKLIYLDAGSGAINSVPIATVAAVKQQIEIPLIVGGGIKTPQQAAALCQAGADLLVIGTAFEQNPQLMLDIAKAIR